The following proteins come from a genomic window of Montipora foliosa isolate CH-2021 unplaced genomic scaffold, ASM3666993v2 scaffold_249, whole genome shotgun sequence:
- the LOC137986623 gene encoding 2-oxoadipate dehydrogenase complex component E1-like, with protein sequence MWRTASTLRGLCEVVRNVVLRRLYHARSGCFGYRPIPQETLESAFIVGSNKEAIENRIKNADILRLVTAYREQGHKNADIDPLNSFERDAKDLSLHRFGLDNVDLNKRFKLSGLLRCNGQEKASLKDILEHLEKVYCAQLSVEVQQILEESEKLWLAALIEESVYWPLEADRQIHLAKLLLRSQAFDNFLGKKFPTVKRYGAEGAESMMAFFDELFLQSSYCEIQELVLGMPHRGRLNLLTSLLKFPAAQMFSKMKGKSELPTSVLYLLFLGTELLWFMVMLHFLL encoded by the exons ATGTGGAGGACTGCATCAACACTGAGAGGTTTATGTGAAGTTGTTCGTAATGTGGTCCTTCGTCGACTATATCACGCCCGAAGTGGGTGCTTTGGTTACAGACCCATTCCACAGGAAACTCTAGAAA GTGCCTTTATTGTAGGTAGCAACAAGGAAGCAATTGAGAACAGAATCAAGAATGCAGATATTTTAAGACTGGTGACAGCTTATAGAGAACAAGGACACAAAAATGCTGATATAGACCCCCTTAACTCATTCGaaag gGATGCCAAAGACCTTTCTTTGCACAGGTTTGGTTTGGATAATGTTGACCTTAACAAGAGATTCAAGCTGTCAG GTTTGTTACGTTGTAACGGCCAGGAGAAAGCCTCTCTCAAAGACATTCTGGAGCATTTAGAAAAAGTTTACTGTGCCCAGCTATCGGTAGAAGTCCAGCAAATTCTG GAAGAATCTGAGAAACTTTGGCTTGCAGCACTGATTGAAGAAAGTGTCTACTGGCCACTAGAGGCAGACAGACAGATTCACCTGGCTAAGTTATTGTTAAGATCACAG GCATTTGACAACTTTCTTGGGAAAAAATTCCCAACTGTGAAGCGGTATGGTGCTGAAGGTGCAGAGAGCATGATGGCTTTTTTCGACGAACTCTTCCTGCAGTCCTCATACT GTGAAATTCAAGAGTTAGTTTTAGGAATGCCACATAGAGGACGCCTAAATCTTCTGACTTCCCTCTTAAAATTTCCAGCAGCTCAGATGTTTAGCAAG ATGAAAGGAAAGTCTGAACTTCCCACCAG